One part of the Syntrophorhabdaceae bacterium genome encodes these proteins:
- a CDS encoding YeeE/YedE thiosulfate transporter family protein, translated as MKIKSKHGGWNPYIAGALTGLLLVFSVWFTGKYVGASTTFVRSVGFIEKVFDSEKVSKMEYFKKELPKIDWQFLFVIGIFFGSLLSSTTSGTFKLQAIPTMWEKRFGPSKFKRAIAAFSGGAIAMFGARLADGUPSGHGLSGSLQLAISGYVSLLCFFLGGVAMAMYLYKGGKKG; from the coding sequence ATGAAAATCAAATCAAAACATGGTGGATGGAATCCTTATATTGCTGGCGCCTTGACAGGTCTTTTATTGGTGTTTTCAGTATGGTTTACAGGCAAGTATGTAGGTGCTTCGACAACATTTGTGCGTTCAGTGGGTTTTATTGAAAAGGTCTTTGATTCTGAAAAGGTTTCCAAGATGGAATACTTTAAAAAGGAGTTACCCAAGATAGACTGGCAGTTTCTCTTTGTTATAGGTATCTTCTTTGGTTCACTGCTCTCCTCCACCACCTCAGGGACATTTAAATTGCAGGCAATTCCCACCATGTGGGAGAAAAGATTCGGCCCAAGTAAATTTAAAAGGGCAATAGCGGCATTTTCAGGTGGTGCAATAGCAATGTTCGGCGCAAGGCTTGCCGATGGGTGACCAAGCGGTCACGGGCTGAGCGGTTCGCTCCAGCTTGCCATCAGCGGTTATGTATCACTCCTGTGCTTCTTTTTAGGAGGGGTTGCAATGGCAATGTATCTTTATAAAGGAGGGAAAAAGGGATGA
- a CDS encoding cysteine synthase family protein, producing MNILEAIGNTPLVELINIYKKPGVRVLCKLEGCNPGGSIKDRPALYMIKKAEERGELTKDKIILEPTSGNTGIAIAMIGAAKGYKVDLCMPECVSTERRLILEGLGSNVFLTPARENIDGAIKKAHKLLEEEPEKYYMPNQYENPDNILAHFETTGPEIYQQTNGDIDYFVAGMGTTGTLMGTGRYLKAVKPDIKIVGVEPVMGHTIQGLKNMTESMVPKIFDPSLLDERYMIEDGEAFEVTRMLAQHEGIFVGTSSGAAVAIALKIAKQIKHGTIVTILPDRGDRYLSTMQFRSICAKCPP from the coding sequence ATGAATATACTTGAGGCAATCGGAAACACACCCCTTGTGGAGCTTATAAATATTTATAAAAAACCTGGCGTGAGGGTATTGTGCAAACTTGAGGGCTGTAATCCAGGAGGGTCAATCAAAGATAGACCTGCACTTTATATGATTAAAAAAGCAGAAGAAAGGGGTGAACTAACCAAGGATAAGATAATCCTTGAACCTACCTCAGGAAATACAGGCATAGCCATTGCAATGATAGGCGCAGCAAAAGGATACAAGGTAGACCTCTGCATGCCTGAATGTGTAAGCACTGAAAGGAGGCTTATACTTGAAGGTCTTGGCTCGAATGTCTTTTTAACACCAGCAAGAGAAAATATAGACGGTGCCATAAAGAAGGCCCATAAACTCCTTGAGGAAGAACCAGAAAAATACTATATGCCAAATCAATATGAAAACCCTGATAATATTCTGGCCCATTTTGAGACAACAGGACCTGAAATATACCAACAGACCAATGGAGATATAGATTATTTCGTAGCTGGCATGGGCACAACAGGGACCCTCATGGGAACAGGAAGATACCTGAAGGCTGTCAAGCCTGATATAAAGATAGTGGGTGTAGAGCCTGTCATGGGACATACCATACAGGGTTTAAAAAACATGACCGAATCTATGGTCCCAAAGATATTTGACCCATCTCTTCTTGATGAAAGGTATATGATAGAGGATGGCGAGGCTTTTGAGGTAACGAGGATGCTTGCCCAGCATGAGGGCATATTTGTGGGAACATCAAGCGGTGCAGCAGTGGCTATAGCGTTAAAGATAGCAAAACAGATAAAGCATGGCACGATAGTTACAATACTCCCTGACAGGGGCGATAGGTATCTAAGCACCATGCAGTTCAGATCTATTTGTGCCAAATGCCCTCCTTAA
- a CDS encoding ARMT1-like domain-containing protein — MKVIMKVMEYCRDCLKGLADRTCRLSSGEVDLLNECHHIIDGLWHMGMTPPAIANRILYFIKDKTGIEDPYVDMKDRELSIAKDAMLALEGFFINDLEGVVEFSAIGNSTDIFPDTHGGFLDFDKIEFYGDLELIKEEIEKTGYEALILGDNIGDFLFDVKLIRYLEERGKKVYYAVKGHPVQNDLSLKDVVRYGFDKIFNNFVSTGTGKVGIEQDDMKGKIKELWEKDALVIAKGMGNYETISEFSGKRKVIHVMKIKCPAVSMDVSYPIGSYVAIIR, encoded by the coding sequence ATGAAAGTCATCATGAAGGTAATGGAATATTGTAGAGATTGTCTGAAGGGCCTTGCAGATAGGACATGCAGGCTCTCCAGCGGGGAGGTAGATCTATTGAATGAATGCCATCATATCATTGATGGCCTATGGCATATGGGTATGACACCTCCTGCCATAGCAAACAGGATACTTTATTTTATAAAGGATAAGACCGGTATTGAAGATCCTTATGTGGATATGAAGGACAGGGAATTATCCATAGCAAAAGATGCTATGCTTGCACTGGAGGGTTTTTTTATAAATGACCTTGAAGGTGTTGTTGAATTTTCTGCTATCGGTAACTCTACAGATATATTTCCTGATACCCATGGAGGTTTTTTAGACTTTGATAAAATAGAATTTTATGGAGATTTAGAGTTAATCAAAGAAGAGATAGAAAAAACAGGATATGAGGCGCTTATCCTTGGAGACAATATCGGTGATTTTCTCTTTGATGTAAAATTGATTAGATACCTTGAGGAAAGAGGAAAAAAGGTTTATTATGCAGTTAAAGGGCACCCTGTTCAGAATGACCTTTCTTTAAAAGATGTGGTTAGATATGGTTTTGATAAAATATTTAATAATTTTGTCTCTACAGGGACAGGAAAGGTAGGTATTGAACAGGATGATATGAAAGGAAAGATAAAGGAGTTGTGGGAAAAGGATGCACTTGTTATTGCTAAAGGTATGGGCAACTATGAGACTATATCTGAATTTTCAGGAAAAAGGAAGGTCATACACGTAATGAAGATAAAATGTCCTGCAGTAAGTATGGATGTTTCTTATCCCATAGGAAGTTATGTTGCAATTATCCGTTAA
- a CDS encoding J domain-containing protein: MSGFQQRYTEEDIFRGFNLGDLFRDLGFGSGDIFSTIFGRQGGRSSRQRQQQQYYDFGDEYISRQQKPGVGLDLNYELEIPFMDAIRGGSKRVSFSRQTGVEEVDVKIPKGIESGKKLRLKGKGSIDPYTGRAGDLYITIKVGEHPVFKRTGSDITVKKTVRLTDAILGTEVEVPSVDGPKQVKIPPGAKKIRLKGLGVSDEKGGRGDQYVEIDVDIPKKITERQRRLLEELRREGL, from the coding sequence ATGAGCGGATTCCAGCAGAGATATACAGAAGAGGACATATTCAGGGGATTTAATCTCGGAGACCTGTTCAGGGATCTTGGTTTTGGAAGTGGTGATATATTTAGCACCATATTTGGAAGACAGGGAGGTAGAAGCAGTAGACAAAGACAACAACAGCAATATTATGATTTTGGGGATGAATATATATCCAGACAACAAAAGCCAGGGGTCGGGCTTGATCTTAATTATGAGCTTGAGATCCCCTTTATGGATGCCATAAGGGGAGGATCAAAGAGGGTCTCATTTTCAAGACAGACTGGCGTAGAAGAGGTGGATGTTAAGATACCAAAAGGCATAGAATCAGGGAAAAAACTTAGATTAAAAGGAAAAGGCAGTATAGATCCCTACACAGGAAGGGCAGGGGATCTCTATATTACCATAAAGGTGGGTGAACACCCTGTTTTTAAAAGGACTGGAAGTGATATAACAGTAAAAAAGACAGTTAGATTAACAGATGCCATATTGGGAACTGAAGTTGAAGTTCCTTCTGTGGATGGCCCTAAACAGGTGAAGATACCGCCTGGTGCAAAGAAGATAAGGCTGAAGGGTCTCGGCGTCTCTGATGAAAAAGGAGGCAGAGGGGATCAATATGTGGAGATAGATGTGGATATACCAAAGAAGATCACAGAGAGGCAGAGAAGGCTGCTGGAGGAATTAAGGAGAGAAGGTCTTTAA
- the groES gene encoding co-chaperone GroES, with protein MKIKPLQDRILVKRIEEEEKTKGGIIIPDAAKEKPQEGRVIAVGDGKVLDNGTKAPLTVKAGDKILFGKYSGTEIKIDGEEHLILREDDVLAIVEE; from the coding sequence ATGAAGATTAAGCCATTACAGGACAGAATTCTTGTTAAAAGGATTGAAGAAGAGGAAAAGACAAAGGGAGGTATTATAATCCCCGATGCTGCAAAAGAGAAACCTCAGGAAGGAAGGGTTATTGCAGTAGGCGATGGTAAGGTGCTTGATAATGGGACAAAGGCGCCATTGACTGTAAAGGCAGGAGACAAGATTCTCTTCGGAAAATACTCAGGCACAGAGATCAAGATCGATGGCGAGGAGCATCTTATCCTAAGAGAGGACGATGTCCTTGCAATAGTAGAAGAATAA
- the groL gene encoding chaperonin GroEL (60 kDa chaperone family; promotes refolding of misfolded polypeptides especially under stressful conditions; forms two stacked rings of heptamers to form a barrel-shaped 14mer; ends can be capped by GroES; misfolded proteins enter the barrel where they are refolded when GroES binds), translating into MAKDIKYDQTARESLLKGVNTLADAVKVTLGPKGRNVILEKSFGSPTVTKDGVTVAKEIELEDKFENMGAQMVKEVASKTSDVAGDGTTTATVLAQAIYREGAKLVAAGHNPMELKRGIDKAVEVVVDELKKLSKPTKDQKEIAQVGTISANNDETIGKIIAEAMSKVGKEGVITVEEAKSMETTLDIVEGMQFDKGYISPYFVTNPEKMEAVLEEPLILINEKKISNMKDLLPILEQVAKMGKALLIIAEDVEGEALATLVVNKLRGTLKVAAVKAPGFGDRRKAMLEDIAILTGGQMISEELGIKLESITFKDLGSAKRVVIDKDNTTIVDGAGDKKDIEARVKQIRAQIDETTSDYDREKLQERLAKLVGGVAVINVGAATETEMKEKKARVEDALNATKAAVEEGIIPGGGVAFIRCLPSLETLKYNGERQFGVNIVKKALEEPLRWIAQNAGHDGSIVIEKVKNGKDNFGFDAAAEVYVDDMMEAGIIDPTKVARTALQNAASVASLLLTTDAMVAEKPKEKQMPMMPPGGMGGMDGMY; encoded by the coding sequence ATGGCAAAAGATATTAAATATGACCAGACAGCAAGAGAATCATTGTTAAAGGGCGTTAATACTCTTGCAGATGCAGTGAAAGTAACATTAGGCCCAAAGGGCAGGAATGTAATACTTGAAAAATCCTTTGGTTCTCCTACAGTTACAAAAGACGGTGTGACTGTGGCAAAAGAGATAGAATTAGAAGATAAGTTTGAGAATATGGGAGCCCAGATGGTAAAAGAGGTGGCAAGCAAGACAAGTGATGTGGCCGGTGATGGCACAACTACGGCAACTGTTCTTGCCCAGGCCATATACCGTGAGGGCGCAAAGCTTGTGGCAGCAGGTCACAACCCCATGGAACTAAAAAGGGGTATAGATAAGGCAGTAGAGGTAGTGGTAGATGAGCTTAAGAAGCTTTCAAAGCCCACTAAAGATCAGAAGGAGATCGCCCAAGTAGGGACAATCTCTGCCAATAATGATGAGACCATAGGTAAGATTATTGCTGAGGCAATGAGCAAGGTTGGCAAAGAGGGTGTAATCACCGTAGAAGAGGCAAAGAGCATGGAGACAACCCTTGATATAGTGGAAGGTATGCAGTTTGACAAGGGATACATCTCACCTTATTTTGTCACTAACCCTGAAAAGATGGAAGCAGTCCTTGAAGAGCCCCTTATACTCATCAATGAGAAAAAGATAAGTAACATGAAAGACCTTCTGCCAATCCTGGAACAGGTGGCAAAGATGGGCAAGGCACTCCTTATAATAGCCGAGGATGTGGAAGGTGAGGCATTAGCCACACTGGTGGTAAACAAGCTGAGAGGGACACTAAAGGTTGCGGCAGTAAAGGCGCCTGGTTTCGGTGATAGGAGAAAGGCAATGCTCGAGGATATAGCCATCCTCACAGGCGGGCAGATGATATCTGAAGAGCTTGGCATTAAGCTTGAAAGCATTACCTTTAAAGACTTGGGCTCTGCAAAGAGAGTTGTTATAGACAAAGACAATACAACCATAGTAGATGGAGCAGGAGATAAGAAGGATATCGAGGCAAGGGTAAAACAGATCAGGGCCCAGATCGATGAGACAACCTCTGATTATGACAGGGAAAAACTCCAGGAAAGACTGGCAAAATTAGTAGGCGGTGTGGCAGTAATCAATGTAGGCGCAGCCACAGAGACTGAGATGAAAGAGAAAAAGGCACGTGTTGAGGATGCCCTGAATGCCACAAAGGCTGCTGTAGAAGAAGGCATAATCCCTGGCGGTGGAGTGGCGTTTATAAGGTGCCTGCCAAGTCTCGAGACACTAAAATATAATGGCGAGAGACAATTTGGTGTAAATATAGTTAAGAAGGCATTGGAAGAGCCTCTCAGATGGATTGCCCAGAATGCCGGTCATGATGGCTCAATAGTTATTGAAAAGGTAAAGAACGGCAAGGACAATTTTGGTTTTGATGCCGCTGCAGAGGTCTATGTAGATGATATGATGGAAGCAGGTATCATTGACCCTACAAAGGTAGCAAGGACAGCATTACAGAATGCTGCATCTGTTGCATCCCTGCTACTTACCACAGATGCCATGGTAGCAGAAAAACCAAAAGAAAAACAGATGCCCATGATGCCACCAGGCGGTATGGGTGGAATGGACGGCATGTATTAA
- a CDS encoding polysaccharide deacetylase family protein: MNSLDLKNIIGIKVDVDTHIGMQRGVPSLISIFNKYHISVSFFIPMGRDDTGRTVKRVWTRRGFLKKASRVGVLQTYGIRTLLYGILLRGPEIAKKGKDIIKTLIEKGHEVGIHGYNHVDWHDHIKDLDRENTEAILKESIKVYRELTGQAPLSFAAPGWMINAHALNFFQENGFIYSSDTRGEIPFLPVLDNRRFNIIQIPSTLPTLDEVVGIEGNDPDTLSDFFIGSLKDGLNILTIHAELEGNRWGDFLEIFIQKALSKGFIFKRLIDIAKDLKAKKDLPICEIYCGSIKGRAGEVSCHTPPIKS; this comes from the coding sequence TTGAATAGTTTAGATTTAAAAAATATTATCGGAATCAAGGTTGATGTGGATACCCATATAGGTATGCAAAGAGGTGTCCCAAGTCTTATCTCTATCTTTAATAAATATCACATAAGTGTAAGTTTTTTCATCCCTATGGGAAGAGACGATACAGGCAGAACAGTAAAAAGGGTATGGACAAGAAGAGGTTTTCTGAAAAAGGCAAGTCGTGTTGGTGTGTTACAGACATACGGAATAAGGACACTACTTTATGGAATACTTTTGAGGGGTCCTGAGATAGCAAAAAAAGGTAAAGATATAATAAAGACACTTATTGAAAAGGGCCATGAGGTAGGTATTCACGGATATAACCATGTAGACTGGCATGACCATATAAAAGACCTTGATAGGGAGAATACTGAAGCAATATTAAAGGAATCCATCAAAGTTTATAGAGAGTTGACAGGCCAAGCACCCCTATCTTTTGCAGCGCCGGGGTGGATGATAAATGCCCATGCACTTAATTTCTTCCAGGAAAATGGTTTTATATATTCCAGTGATACCAGAGGAGAGATACCCTTTTTGCCTGTCCTTGACAACAGGAGGTTCAATATCATCCAGATTCCATCCACACTCCCTACCCTTGATGAGGTTGTTGGTATTGAGGGAAATGACCCTGACACGCTTTCAGATTTTTTTATAGGCTCTCTAAAGGATGGACTAAACATACTCACAATTCATGCAGAACTCGAGGGAAACAGGTGGGGCGATTTTTTGGAGATTTTTATACAGAAAGCCCTTTCAAAAGGATTTATATTTAAAAGACTCATAGATATTGCAAAGGATTTAAAGGCAAAAAAAGACTTACCTATCTGCGAGATCTACTGCGGAAGTATTAAGGGGAGGGCAGGAGAGGTCTCCTGCCACACTCCCCCTATTAAATCTTAA